In the genome of Thiomicrospira aerophila AL3, one region contains:
- the petA gene encoding ubiquinol-cytochrome c reductase iron-sulfur subunit, protein MSETKVIETPNLKRRQILAGATGVVGAVGAAFVAVPFVGSWQPSERAKAAGAPVNADISQMQPGQMLTVNWRGKPVWVVRRTPAMLEQLAALDDVVRDPMSDNSEQPAYAKNPTRSIKPEYLVVVGICTHLGCSPLYRPAPNSPDMAAGWRGGFFCPCHGSSFDLAGRVFRAVPAPTNLEIPMHGYLSETVVRIGEEVEEGGLA, encoded by the coding sequence ATGTCTGAAACGAAAGTAATTGAAACACCAAATTTAAAGCGTCGTCAGATTCTGGCGGGTGCAACAGGCGTTGTTGGCGCGGTCGGTGCAGCTTTTGTAGCTGTGCCATTTGTGGGTTCTTGGCAGCCAAGTGAGCGGGCCAAAGCGGCGGGTGCGCCGGTTAATGCGGATATTAGTCAAATGCAACCGGGGCAAATGCTGACAGTGAACTGGCGCGGGAAGCCAGTATGGGTGGTAAGAAGAACCCCCGCCATGTTAGAACAATTGGCCGCATTGGATGATGTAGTTCGTGATCCTATGTCAGATAACTCTGAACAACCGGCCTATGCTAAAAATCCTACTCGCTCAATCAAGCCGGAATATCTAGTTGTGGTGGGTATTTGTACCCACCTTGGCTGTTCACCTTTGTATCGTCCAGCGCCCAACTCACCTGATATGGCTGCTGGATGGCGAGGTGGCTTCTTTTGCCCTTGTCACGGTTCAAGCTTTGACTTAGCGGGACGCGTGTTTAGAGCCGTACCTGCACCGACCAACCTTGAAATTCCAATGCATGGCTACTTATCTGAAACCGTCGTCAGAATCGGTGAAGAAGTCGAAGAAGGAGGACTCGCGTAA
- a CDS encoding Nif3-like dinuclear metal center hexameric protein: MLARQTLIDYLADYLAIDQFKDYAPNGLQVEGTGQLRKIITGVTASEALIDYAIAHQADAIIVHHGYFWRNEAPEICGMKRQRLKKLLAHDINLIAYHLPLDAHPELGNNAVLGQKLNLVDVTPQPGLLRLGRLAMPESIDSFKQRVEQLLLREPLHLPGGPEQVSSVAWCTGGAQNMIDQAILWGADVYISGEVSEQTFHSAIEGKIHYLAAGHHATETWGVATLAEHIKEKFTIDCEFVNLVNPV, translated from the coding sequence ATGTTGGCAAGACAAACTCTGATAGATTATTTAGCTGATTACTTAGCGATAGATCAATTTAAAGATTATGCCCCGAATGGGCTGCAGGTTGAAGGTACCGGTCAATTACGAAAAATAATTACCGGTGTGACAGCGTCAGAAGCGCTCATTGATTATGCCATTGCTCATCAAGCAGATGCAATCATTGTTCATCACGGCTATTTTTGGCGCAATGAGGCACCAGAAATATGTGGCATGAAACGCCAAAGGCTCAAAAAGCTGTTGGCACACGATATAAACTTAATCGCTTATCATCTTCCGCTCGATGCACACCCAGAGTTGGGTAACAATGCGGTTTTGGGTCAAAAGCTCAATTTGGTTGACGTAACACCGCAACCAGGCCTGCTAAGATTAGGGCGTCTAGCCATGCCTGAATCCATTGACTCATTTAAGCAGCGCGTTGAGCAATTATTATTACGCGAACCACTTCATTTGCCCGGGGGGCCAGAGCAGGTTAGCTCTGTTGCCTGGTGCACGGGCGGTGCGCAAAATATGATTGACCAAGCCATCTTATGGGGAGCGGATGTATATATCAGTGGTGAGGTATCTGAGCAAACTTTTCATAGTGCAATAGAGGGTAAGATTCACTACCTTGCGGCAGGACATCATGCAACCGAAACCTGGGGCGTGGCGACCTTGGCAGAGCATATCAAGGAAAAATTCACAATTGATTGTGAATTTGTGAATCTGGTAAACCCGGTTTAG
- the hisC gene encoding histidinol-phosphate transaminase yields the protein MLRLPVIGCVNNMTAQFSSVDQAVAQLVRPEIQALHAYHVPPSAKMVKLDAMENPYDWPPLLRQAWLDKLAELSLNRYPDPGATELHNALHQHLGLAAETGLLFGNGSDELIQLLIMAVNRPGAKVMSIAPTFVMYDMIARFLGADYCSVALNDDFELDVDAFVEAMAQQQPALVFIAYPNNPTGNALSRQDLIRIIEAAPGLVVVDEAYHAFAEDSFILDTVQYPHLLVMRTFSKVGLAGLRLGYLVGPKAWIEQVDKLRLPYNINTMTQASALVALSHWSILAEQAQQICDDRIQLSQALAALPGIKVYATAANFIVVRLNEAGPSAPQVFEGLKAAGILIKNLSPQGGVLTNCLRITIGSPTENNQLIEALRLLLKPV from the coding sequence ATGCTGCGTCTGCCCGTTATCGGTTGCGTAAATAATATGACCGCACAGTTTAGCTCTGTCGATCAGGCGGTTGCACAGTTAGTACGCCCAGAAATTCAGGCGTTGCATGCCTATCATGTTCCGCCTAGCGCTAAAATGGTGAAACTTGATGCCATGGAAAATCCCTATGACTGGCCTCCGTTGTTGCGCCAGGCCTGGTTGGATAAGTTGGCAGAGTTGAGTCTGAACCGTTACCCTGATCCGGGTGCGACTGAGCTACATAACGCTCTCCACCAGCATTTGGGTTTAGCCGCTGAAACAGGATTATTGTTTGGCAATGGCTCAGATGAGTTGATTCAGTTGCTAATTATGGCAGTTAATCGCCCCGGTGCAAAGGTGATGTCAATCGCACCGACATTTGTCATGTATGACATGATCGCCCGGTTTTTGGGGGCAGATTATTGTTCGGTGGCATTGAATGACGATTTCGAATTAGATGTCGATGCCTTTGTTGAGGCCATGGCGCAACAGCAACCGGCTTTGGTGTTTATTGCCTACCCCAATAACCCAACCGGTAATGCACTATCTCGACAGGATTTAATTCGCATTATTGAAGCCGCACCAGGCCTGGTTGTGGTGGATGAAGCCTACCACGCCTTTGCAGAAGATAGTTTTATTCTCGATACCGTGCAGTATCCACACCTTTTGGTGATGCGCACCTTTTCTAAAGTAGGGCTAGCGGGGCTGCGCTTAGGCTATCTTGTAGGGCCGAAGGCCTGGATTGAGCAGGTGGATAAGCTACGTTTGCCCTACAACATCAATACCATGACGCAAGCTAGCGCGTTAGTTGCGCTTTCGCATTGGTCTATCTTAGCTGAGCAGGCGCAACAGATTTGTGATGATCGCATTCAGTTGAGTCAAGCCTTGGCTGCATTACCTGGTATTAAAGTCTATGCTACTGCCGCTAATTTTATTGTAGTTCGGTTAAACGAAGCCGGTCCAAGTGCCCCTCAGGTTTTTGAGGGTTTAAAGGCCGCAGGTATTTTAATTAAAAACTTGAGCCCACAAGGTGGTGTGTTGACAAATTGTTTGCGCATTACCATAGGCTCGCCAACAGAGAATAACCAGCTTATAGAGGCATTAAGGTTATTGCTTAAGCCCGTATAA
- the hisD gene encoding histidinol dehydrogenase, with the protein MSTLAIRRFDANEADFNTKMDQILSWESVSDDRVNQVVKEVVMDVRQRGNQALMDYTAKFDQLTLTDQAQLEIPQARLQQALADLPAEQREALELSAKRVEAYHLRQKSDSWSYEEADGTMLGQQVTPLDRVGLYVPGGKAAYPSSVVMNAVPAKVAGVKELIMVVPTPRGEVNELVLAAAAICGVDRVFCVGGAQAVAALAYGTETIPAVDKIVGPGNIYVATAKRMVFGTVGIDMIAGPSEILVVCDGETDPDWIAMDLFSQAEHDEDAQSILVTPDAAFADKVVASMTRLLETMPRKAIIRTALENRGAVITVKDMEQAIEMINLIAPEHLELSVADPKAMLPKIRHAGAIFMGRYTAEALGDYCAGPNHVLPTSRTARFSSPLGVYDFQKRSSLIMCSPDGADTLGRTAAIMADGEGLQAHAASARYRLRK; encoded by the coding sequence ATGAGCACGCTAGCCATCCGACGTTTTGATGCGAACGAAGCAGATTTTAATACCAAAATGGACCAGATCCTATCATGGGAAAGTGTGTCCGATGATCGTGTAAACCAGGTTGTTAAAGAGGTGGTGATGGATGTTCGTCAGCGCGGCAACCAAGCCTTAATGGATTACACTGCAAAATTTGATCAATTGACCCTAACAGATCAGGCGCAGTTAGAAATCCCGCAAGCACGTTTACAGCAAGCCCTGGCAGATTTACCTGCTGAACAACGTGAAGCGCTCGAATTGTCTGCAAAACGTGTTGAAGCTTATCACTTGCGTCAAAAATCGGATTCTTGGAGTTATGAAGAAGCCGATGGCACGATGCTAGGTCAGCAGGTGACACCCTTAGATCGTGTTGGCTTGTATGTACCCGGCGGAAAAGCTGCTTATCCTTCGTCGGTGGTGATGAATGCGGTACCGGCAAAAGTCGCAGGCGTAAAAGAACTGATTATGGTGGTGCCTACGCCTCGGGGTGAGGTGAATGAATTAGTCCTAGCCGCAGCGGCGATATGTGGTGTTGATCGCGTGTTCTGCGTTGGCGGCGCGCAAGCAGTTGCGGCACTAGCCTATGGTACTGAAACCATTCCGGCAGTAGATAAAATTGTGGGACCAGGTAATATTTATGTCGCGACAGCGAAGCGAATGGTGTTTGGTACGGTCGGTATTGACATGATTGCTGGCCCCTCAGAAATTCTGGTGGTTTGTGATGGTGAAACCGATCCTGATTGGATTGCAATGGATTTATTTTCTCAGGCAGAGCATGATGAGGATGCCCAATCAATTCTAGTCACCCCGGATGCGGCCTTTGCCGATAAGGTGGTTGCAAGTATGACGCGCTTGCTAGAGACCATGCCGCGAAAAGCTATTATACGCACCGCATTAGAAAACCGTGGCGCGGTCATTACGGTTAAGGATATGGAGCAGGCGATCGAGATGATTAATTTGATTGCGCCTGAGCATTTAGAATTATCTGTTGCAGACCCTAAAGCAATGCTGCCCAAAATACGTCATGCAGGTGCCATTTTTATGGGTCGTTACACCGCTGAAGCGCTGGGTGATTATTGTGCCGGACCTAATCACGTATTACCGACTTCTCGTACCGCGCGTTTTTCTTCACCCTTAGGCGTGTATGATTTTCAGAAGCGTTCAAGTTTGATTATGTGTTCACCAGACGGGGCGGACACCTTAGGGCGTACCGCCGCAATTATGGCGGATGGTGAAGGCTTGCAAGCCCATGCTGCGTCTGCCCGTTATCGGTTGCGTAAATAA
- the hisG gene encoding ATP phosphoribosyltransferase: MSNQLTIALSKGRIFKDTLPLLKAAGIEPLDDPDTSRKLILETTQPNVRLLVVRTTDAPTYVSYGAADLGVAGKDVLMEAPSDNLYELLDLQIAKCRLMVAGPVEERPHGHRLKIATKYVNSARAYYAAQGQQVDLIKLYGSMELAPLIGLADRIVDLVDTGNTLKANHLKPLEHIADISSRLIVNQHAYKTKYQQIQQIIEKFNTVIGK; this comes from the coding sequence ATGTCAAACCAACTTACGATTGCCTTGTCAAAAGGGCGCATTTTTAAAGACACCTTGCCATTGTTAAAGGCAGCCGGTATTGAGCCTTTAGACGATCCAGATACAAGCCGCAAATTAATTTTGGAAACGACCCAACCCAACGTTCGTTTGCTAGTCGTGCGGACTACCGATGCGCCCACCTATGTTTCATACGGTGCTGCAGATTTGGGTGTGGCGGGTAAAGACGTGTTAATGGAAGCGCCTAGTGATAATTTATATGAATTGCTAGATTTACAGATTGCCAAGTGTCGTTTAATGGTGGCCGGTCCTGTTGAAGAGCGTCCGCATGGTCATCGTTTGAAAATAGCCACGAAATATGTCAACTCAGCTCGGGCGTATTATGCCGCACAGGGCCAGCAAGTTGATCTAATTAAGCTTTACGGTTCTATGGAATTGGCGCCTTTAATTGGTTTGGCAGATCGTATTGTTGATTTAGTTGACACCGGCAATACCCTTAAAGCAAATCACCTCAAACCTTTGGAGCACATTGCTGACATCAGTTCACGTCTAATTGTGAATCAACATGCTTATAAAACCAAATATCAGCAGATTCAGCAAATAATCGAAAAATTCAATACAGTAATAGGTAAGTAA
- the murA gene encoding UDP-N-acetylglucosamine 1-carboxyvinyltransferase, whose amino-acid sequence MEKLLIKGGAKLHGEVDISGSKNAALPILMGCVLAQTPVTLSNIPHLKDVTTSLQLLATLGGEIMIDERMNITVDCSHLRDFTAPYALVKSMRASILVMGPLLARFGQAHVALPGGCAIGSRPVDIHIKGFEAMGAEIKIEEGFIHAQAKRLKGADIYMDKVTVTGTENLLMGAVLAEGVTHLRNAACEPEVTDLAIFLTKMGAKITGIGTDHLVIEGVDELNGVDYRVIPDRIEAGTYLAAAAVTGSAITVANVEPSHLKSVLAKFTEAGCDVQIEDRKIHIDCRGRILKPVDVETQPYPGFPTDMQAQFLVMNALASGAGAIRETIFENRFMHVTELEKMGAHITIEGNLARTSGQDTFKGSSVHATDLRASACLILAALVAEGQTHVEQIYHIDRGYELIEEKFHRLGADIQRLSQ is encoded by the coding sequence ATGGAAAAACTGCTGATTAAAGGGGGCGCTAAACTTCACGGTGAAGTAGACATATCCGGCTCTAAAAATGCTGCATTGCCTATTTTAATGGGGTGTGTACTCGCCCAGACACCGGTTACCCTCTCTAATATTCCGCATTTAAAAGATGTGACGACCAGTTTGCAGCTTCTGGCCACCCTAGGTGGCGAAATCATGATTGATGAACGTATGAATATCACGGTGGACTGTAGTCATTTGCGTGACTTTACCGCACCCTATGCGTTGGTGAAAAGTATGCGTGCGTCTATTTTAGTGATGGGGCCATTATTGGCGCGCTTTGGTCAAGCCCATGTGGCTTTACCGGGTGGCTGTGCGATAGGTTCTAGACCGGTTGATATTCATATCAAAGGTTTTGAGGCCATGGGTGCGGAGATTAAAATCGAAGAGGGTTTTATTCACGCCCAAGCCAAACGCTTAAAAGGCGCGGATATTTACATGGACAAAGTGACCGTGACCGGTACAGAAAATTTGCTGATGGGCGCGGTTTTGGCAGAAGGTGTGACGCACTTACGAAATGCAGCTTGCGAGCCCGAAGTAACAGATTTAGCCATTTTCTTAACCAAAATGGGCGCTAAAATTACCGGCATTGGTACGGATCACCTTGTCATTGAAGGGGTCGATGAGCTTAATGGTGTCGATTACCGTGTGATTCCAGACCGTATTGAAGCAGGAACTTATCTCGCTGCAGCAGCGGTGACTGGGTCGGCAATTACCGTCGCTAATGTTGAGCCGAGTCATCTTAAATCGGTGCTGGCAAAATTTACTGAAGCGGGTTGTGATGTCCAGATTGAGGATCGCAAGATTCATATTGATTGTCGTGGTCGAATTCTAAAACCGGTTGATGTCGAAACACAACCCTATCCCGGTTTTCCTACCGATATGCAAGCGCAGTTTTTAGTGATGAATGCCTTGGCATCCGGTGCGGGTGCGATTCGTGAAACAATTTTTGAAAATCGTTTTATGCATGTTACTGAACTCGAAAAAATGGGTGCGCATATTACGATCGAAGGTAATCTGGCGCGAACGTCTGGGCAGGATACCTTTAAAGGCAGTAGTGTTCATGCCACGGATCTGCGTGCATCGGCCTGTCTTATTTTGGCTGCTTTGGTAGCAGAAGGACAAACCCACGTCGAGCAGATCTATCATATTGACCGCGGTTATGAATTGATTGAAGAAAAATTTCATCGCTTAGGCGCAGATATTCAACGCCTGAGCCAATAA
- a CDS encoding BolA family protein — MSPEKIQQMIHEVLPGCQVTMSGADCNFSVEVKAPQFKGMTPLQRHRAVNDIFKQQFESGELHALSIKTSVLESN, encoded by the coding sequence ATGTCGCCAGAAAAAATCCAGCAAATGATTCACGAGGTATTGCCAGGTTGTCAGGTCACCATGTCGGGTGCTGATTGTAATTTTTCAGTTGAAGTGAAAGCGCCGCAATTTAAAGGTATGACGCCATTGCAACGTCATCGTGCCGTTAATGATATTTTTAAACAGCAGTTTGAATCGGGTGAGTTGCATGCGCTATCGATTAAAACCAGTGTGCTAGAGAGCAATTAA
- a CDS encoding ABC transporter permease, whose protein sequence is MNYYGSWTFFVKEVRRFYSVAVQTIFAPIVSTLLFLLIFGTVIETKILEFGNISYSQFLIPGLVMMAILQNAFSNSSSSIIQSKIYGNLSFVLLSPLTALDLYVAFVAAAVVRGLAVGVGVLLVGWIGYDLQIHYASWILLFAVLSAAVVGGLGLIAGIVAEKYDHLAAFQNFIIMPLTFLSGVFYSIHSLPSFWQFLSMFNPFFYMVDGFRYGFYAVSDISVWLSLAVTLLFLVLVSAINLVLLHKGVKIRH, encoded by the coding sequence TTGAATTATTATGGCTCATGGACATTCTTTGTCAAAGAGGTTCGCCGCTTTTATTCGGTAGCCGTGCAAACCATTTTTGCCCCGATTGTATCGACCTTATTGTTTTTACTGATCTTTGGCACAGTGATCGAGACCAAAATTCTAGAATTTGGCAATATCAGCTATAGCCAGTTTTTAATACCAGGCCTGGTCATGATGGCTATCTTGCAGAATGCCTTTTCCAATTCCTCTTCAAGTATCATTCAATCAAAAATCTATGGCAATTTAAGTTTTGTTTTACTCAGTCCACTTACTGCTTTAGATTTATATGTGGCATTTGTAGCCGCAGCGGTTGTGCGCGGATTAGCCGTTGGCGTCGGGGTGTTGCTGGTAGGTTGGATTGGCTATGACTTGCAGATACATTATGCGAGTTGGATTTTATTGTTTGCCGTATTAAGCGCGGCTGTTGTGGGTGGGTTGGGTTTAATTGCGGGCATAGTGGCTGAAAAGTATGATCATTTAGCGGCTTTTCAAAATTTTATTATTATGCCGCTGACCTTTCTAAGCGGCGTATTTTATTCCATTCATTCCTTGCCTAGTTTTTGGCAGTTTTTGTCAATGTTTAACCCATTTTTTTATATGGTGGACGGTTTTCGCTACGGATTTTATGCCGTTTCTGATATTTCTGTTTGGTTAAGCTTAGCGGTAACCTTGCTGTTTTTAGTGCTTGTGAGCGCAATAAATTTAGTTTTGTTGCATAAAGGCGTTAAAATACGCCACTAA
- a CDS encoding ABC transporter ATP-binding protein, with product MNAVEFINLSKHYGELKALDDVSFNVEQGQFFGLLGPNGAGKSTLINTMAGLVKATAGHVKVMGYDVVADATAARRALGLVPQELIADPFFNIRQLLTLQSGYFGLRGAKQQAWIDELLARLSLTDKAGVDTQQLSGGMKRRVLIAMALVHRPQVIVLDEPTAGVDVDLRRTLWQFAKELHQQGHTIILTTHYLEEAESLCDSVGIMQKGQLIALEKTQDLIARHPYRHLQLELEQPAELAGLLQQADFAADVFEVQGLSPVKFKIKLSKSITTAQLLAWAQQQGVALADIRLQDAKLEDVFLNITESTS from the coding sequence ATGAACGCGGTCGAGTTTATTAACCTGAGTAAACACTATGGTGAGCTGAAAGCGCTTGATGATGTGAGCTTTAATGTTGAGCAGGGGCAGTTTTTTGGTCTGCTGGGCCCTAATGGCGCGGGCAAATCAACCCTGATCAACACCATGGCAGGACTGGTGAAAGCAACCGCTGGGCACGTCAAGGTAATGGGGTATGATGTGGTCGCGGATGCGACGGCCGCACGCCGAGCGCTCGGCCTCGTGCCGCAAGAATTAATCGCCGACCCCTTTTTTAATATCCGTCAGTTGTTAACCTTGCAGTCAGGTTATTTTGGCTTGCGTGGTGCCAAGCAGCAGGCCTGGATTGATGAGTTATTGGCGAGATTATCCTTAACCGATAAGGCGGGGGTGGATACCCAGCAGTTATCTGGTGGCATGAAACGACGAGTACTTATTGCGATGGCATTGGTGCATCGTCCACAGGTGATAGTGCTGGACGAGCCTACAGCCGGAGTGGATGTCGATTTGCGTCGAACACTGTGGCAGTTTGCTAAAGAATTACATCAACAAGGCCATACTATTATTTTAACAACCCATTATTTGGAAGAGGCGGAGAGCCTGTGTGATAGCGTAGGCATCATGCAAAAAGGCCAATTAATCGCGCTGGAAAAAACCCAGGATCTAATTGCACGACACCCTTATCGACATCTTCAGCTAGAGCTTGAACAGCCGGCTGAGTTAGCAGGCCTGCTACAACAAGCCGATTTTGCTGCAGATGTATTTGAGGTTCAGGGCTTGTCACCGGTCAAGTTTAAAATCAAGTTGTCAAAATCGATTACCACCGCACAATTGTTGGCTTGGGCACAGCAGCAGGGTGTGGCTTTGGCGGATATACGCTTGCAAGATGCAAAATTAGAAGATGTATTTTTAAATATCACGGAGTCAACGTCTTGA
- a CDS encoding STAS domain-containing protein — protein sequence MSLTWQLTDQSLQLKGLLTLAALHQQPKLQAWLKQTSLPFQVIDLAGVTQIDSAGLAWLTCCLDQSAGVQIRDLPAAGLELAQLYNLQDSLNRAAT from the coding sequence GTGTCACTAACATGGCAGCTGACTGATCAATCTTTACAGCTAAAAGGACTGCTAACCTTGGCAGCCTTGCATCAACAACCCAAGTTGCAGGCCTGGTTAAAGCAAACGTCGCTCCCCTTTCAGGTGATTGATCTTGCTGGCGTCACTCAGATAGATAGCGCTGGACTGGCTTGGTTAACCTGTTGTTTAGATCAGTCTGCTGGGGTTCAAATTCGTGATTTACCGGCAGCAGGCTTGGAGTTGGCGCAGTTGTACAATTTGCAAGATTCACTTAATCGGGCAGCCACATGA
- a CDS encoding MlaC/ttg2D family ABC transporter substrate-binding protein — MKWITSLTIAMLLSVGMAKAANVDQSDPQAMIQGMSGLVLNELKQRAEELAQDPKALKAFADEKLLPYVDTMRMARFVVGRDWRTATPQQQQDFVDQFTLSVIQQYSNSLMRFNVESVEIGSAIPDGQDRVIVQTRVKQSNGNNFDIAYRVHKEAGSGNWMIYDVLAENISLLLSLRQTYSADIERRGLQAVIDSMKDRNVGFN, encoded by the coding sequence ATGAAGTGGATTACAAGTCTAACCATCGCCATGCTATTGAGCGTGGGTATGGCTAAAGCAGCTAATGTGGACCAGTCAGATCCGCAAGCCATGATTCAAGGCATGTCGGGTTTAGTGTTAAATGAATTAAAACAGCGTGCCGAAGAGTTGGCGCAAGACCCTAAAGCACTGAAAGCCTTTGCAGATGAAAAACTATTGCCTTATGTTGATACGATGCGGATGGCACGCTTTGTAGTGGGGCGAGATTGGCGTACGGCTACACCGCAGCAGCAGCAAGATTTTGTAGATCAATTTACCTTGTCGGTTATTCAGCAATATTCCAATAGCTTGATGCGCTTTAATGTGGAGAGTGTTGAAATTGGCTCAGCTATTCCAGATGGTCAAGACCGTGTTATTGTCCAAACCCGCGTTAAACAATCGAATGGCAATAACTTTGATATTGCGTATCGCGTTCATAAAGAAGCCGGTAGCGGTAATTGGATGATTTATGACGTATTGGCGGAAAATATCAGTCTATTACTCAGTCTGCGTCAGACCTATAGTGCAGATATTGAACGCCGCGGTTTACAAGCCGTGATTGATAGCATGAAAGACCGAAACGTGGGGTTTAATTAA
- the mlaD gene encoding outer membrane lipid asymmetry maintenance protein MlaD produces MSKQLKFEIGVGLLVLITLISTVFIALKVSNFSGLQDRPTYQVDALFSNIGGLTARAPVKVSGVVVGRVNRIELDPVSYRARVVMDIFREFDDIPADSSVSILTSGLLGSQYIGLEVGGDDIVLQAGDRIHFTQSALVLENLIGRLMVSLTEGGRE; encoded by the coding sequence ATGTCAAAACAACTTAAATTTGAAATAGGCGTCGGGTTACTCGTGCTGATTACTTTGATATCAACGGTTTTTATTGCGCTTAAGGTCAGCAATTTTAGTGGCTTGCAAGACCGTCCAACCTACCAGGTCGATGCGCTGTTTTCAAACATTGGCGGTTTAACCGCTCGCGCGCCTGTTAAGGTATCAGGTGTCGTTGTAGGGCGGGTCAACCGGATAGAGCTTGATCCAGTATCCTATCGAGCCCGTGTGGTGATGGATATCTTTCGTGAATTTGATGATATCCCAGCCGATTCATCGGTATCGATTCTGACTTCGGGTTTATTGGGTAGTCAATATATCGGTTTAGAGGTAGGGGGTGATGATATCGTCTTGCAAGCAGGTGATCGGATTCACTTTACCCAATCCGCACTGGTGCTAGAAAATTTAATTGGACGACTAATGGTAAGTTTGACCGAAGGAGGTCGTGAATGA
- the mlaE gene encoding lipid asymmetry maintenance ABC transporter permease subunit MlaE yields the protein MIRAIASLGRSSLMLLAGIGQMALFVWQLLPLIPSGLWRIRLLLKQVYMAGVLSLPIIVTAGLFVGMVLGLQGHHILKTFNSEEAVGTMTALSLIRELGPVVAALLFAGRAGSALTAEVGLMRSTEQFSALEMMAVDPMRYVVIPRVLACIIALPMLAMIFIALGIFGGYVVTVGWLGVDSGAFWAQMNQNVDWHADVVNGFIKAVVFAVLIALVALYQGCYAIPTSEGVSRATTRTVVHASLGVLGLDFILTSIMFT from the coding sequence ATGATTAGAGCCATCGCAAGTCTTGGACGTTCCAGTTTAATGCTGCTCGCGGGTATTGGGCAAATGGCCTTATTTGTCTGGCAGTTACTCCCTCTTATTCCTAGCGGTTTGTGGCGGATTAGACTGCTGTTAAAGCAGGTTTATATGGCGGGAGTATTGTCACTGCCGATTATTGTTACAGCCGGCCTATTTGTTGGCATGGTTTTGGGGCTGCAAGGTCATCATATTCTAAAAACTTTTAACTCAGAAGAAGCGGTGGGGACGATGACCGCCTTGTCATTGATTAGGGAGTTAGGCCCCGTTGTTGCGGCGTTACTCTTTGCCGGTCGCGCTGGCTCGGCATTGACGGCAGAAGTGGGATTGATGCGTTCAACTGAGCAGTTTTCTGCGTTGGAAATGATGGCGGTTGATCCTATGCGATACGTAGTGATTCCACGTGTTTTGGCTTGTATTATTGCACTACCGATGTTGGCGATGATTTTTATTGCACTGGGGATTTTTGGCGGCTATGTCGTTACCGTGGGTTGGTTGGGTGTCGACTCGGGTGCGTTTTGGGCACAGATGAATCAGAACGTCGATTGGCATGCGGATGTGGTTAATGGTTTTATTAAAGCCGTCGTATTCGCCGTTTTAATTGCGTTGGTGGCCCTGTATCAAGGTTGTTATGCTATTCCTACGTCAGAAGGGGTGAGCCGAGCCACGACCCGAACCGTTGTGCATGCTTCTTTGGGTGTGCTAGGTTTAGACTTTATATTAACTTCAATTATGTTTACCTGA